The Euphorbia lathyris chromosome 2, ddEupLath1.1, whole genome shotgun sequence genome includes a window with the following:
- the LOC136216798 gene encoding uncharacterized protein has product MASMAAPTSAFRGLHYKIQSQRLTVSSNRRIFLCQQRNAKDTDQPADQIPRREIILRSSELAVVGAIFNFGGKKPEYLGVQKNQQTLALCPATKNCISTAENINDLTHYVPPWNYNGGRKRPVNREEAMEELLEVIQATKPDKFTPRIAEKKEDYLHVEYQSPILGLVDDMEFWFRPGNDSIVEYRSASRFGNFDFDYNRKRIKTLRLELEKKGWSSAADSF; this is encoded by the exons ATGGCTTCAATGGCGGCACCAACAAGCGCCTTTCGTGGCCTTCACTACAAGATTCAAAGCCAACGCCTCACTGTTTCGTCCAATCGCCGCATCTTCCTTTGCCAGCAGCGAAACGCCAAAGACACCGACCAACCAGCCGATCAAATTCCCCGGAG GGAAATTATTCTGAGGAGCAGCGAATTAGCAGTAGTTGGGGCCATTTTCAATTTCGG CGGGAAAAAGCCTGAATACTTAGGTGTGCAGAAGAACCAACAAACTCTAGCTCTTTGCCCAGCTACTAAGAACTGTATCTCAACAGCTGAAAATATCAATGATCTTACTCATTATGTCCCTCCATG GAACTATAATGGGGGTAGAAAGAGGCCTGTGAATAGAGAAGAGGCAATGGAAGAGCTACTTGAAGTG ATACAGGCAACAAAACCAGATAAATTCACGCCTAGGATTGCAGAAAAGAAAGAGGATTACTTGCATGTGGAATATCAGAGTCCCATTTTGGGG TTAGTGGATGATATGGAGTTCTGGTTTCGACCCGGTAATGACTCCATTGTGGAGTATCGATCTGCATCACGGTTTGGGAACTTTGATTTCGATTACAATAGAAAGAGAATCAAG ACATTACGACTTGAATTGGAGAAAAAAGGATGGTCTTCTGCTGCAGATAGTTTCTGA
- the LOC136216892 gene encoding proteasome subunit beta type-1-like, with product MTKQHANWSPYDNNGGSCVAIAGANYCVIAADTRMSTGYSILTREYSKISKLADKSVMASSGFQADVKALQKHLTARHLIYQHQHNKQMSCPAMAQLLSNTLYYKRFFPYYAFNVLGGLDSEGMGCVYTYDAVGSYERVGYSAQGSGSTLIMPFLDNQLKSPSPLLLPAQDAVTPLSESEAIDLVKTVFVSATERDIYTGDKLEIVVLNADGIRQEFMELRKD from the exons ATGACTAAGCAACATGCTAACTGGTCTCCATACGATAACAATGGAGG ATCTTGTGTTGCGATTGCGGGCGCCAATTACTGCGTTATCGCAGCTGATACTCGGATGTCCACAGGCTATAGTATTCTCACTCGTGAATACTCGAAAATCAGTAAACT AGCTGATAAATCTGTAATGGCATCATCTGGATTTCAAGCTGATGTGAAAGCCCTGCAAAAGCATTTGACAGCTAGGCACTTG ATCTATCAACATCAACACAACAAGCAAATGAGCTGTCCTGCCATGGCTCAATTGCTCTCCAACACTCTTTACTACAAACGTTTCTTCCCTTATTATGCTTTTAATGTGCTAGGTGGGCTTGATAGTGAAG GAATGGGCTGTGTTTACACTTATGATGCTGTTGGTTCCTATGAAAGGGTTGGATATAGTGCCCAGGGTTCTGGGTCTACTCTTATCATGCCTTTTCTTGATAACCAACTCAAGTCTCCCAGTCCTCTCTTATTACCTGCTCAG GATGCCGTTACTCCACTTTCTGAATCAGAAGCCATTGATTTGGTGAAAACTGTCTTTGTATCTGCAACAGAGAGAGATATATACACT GGGGACAAACTTGAAATTGTGGTGTTAAATGCTGATGGTATTCGTCAGGAGTTTATGGAACTCAGGAAAGATTGA
- the LOC136216799 gene encoding ATP-dependent DNA helicase 2 subunit KU80: MARNREGLILLLDVGPSMHNVLPEISRVCSMLVQKKLVYNKYDEVGVVVFGTEETENDLTVEVGGYEHVKVLRNIKVVDGDAVETLQELPRGTIAGDYLDAIVVGMDMLIKKYQQTNKGKKRLCLITDGRNSIKDPYEGTKEDQVATIAVQMGAHGMRMETIVVRERLCDDADQRVVDENDRLLRLFSEKTSAKIVYVESPTSLLGALKTRNISPVTVFRGDLEISPLMKIKVWVYKKTSEEKLPSLKKYSDNAPPTDKYATHEVKVEYEYKSTEDSSKVVPPDQRIKGYRYGPQVVPISSTEWDAVKFKPEKSVKVLGFTDASNIFRHHYMKDVYVFIPEPRNTKATVAVSALARAMKETNRVAILRCVWRQGQTGVVVGVLTPNISEKDKTADSFFFNVLPFAEDIREFQFPSLNNSPASWQPNEKQQEAADNLVLMLDLAPPGKEEALLPEFTPNPILERFYHCLELKSKQPDAAVPPLDRTLKKITEPDPQLLRENNRVIDMFLKNFEVKENPRLKKSTRRFLPEKPSGSDDEKDYGPGIGDSTPVQDFEAMMSRRDDPDWIGKAIEGMKNKIYNMVENSYQGDTYPKALECLVALRKGCVCEQEPKQFNDFLRYLIKYCQENKLGSFCEFLTSKGLTLISKSEAIDSEVSDDEAKSFLIKNEPQVEA, encoded by the exons ATGGCTCGAAACAGG GAAGGGTTGATACTGTTACTTGATGTTGGTCCATCTATGCACAATGTTCTTCCTGAGATCTCAAGAGTCTGTTCCATGCTTGTACAGAAAAAG CTGGTTTACAACAAATATGATGAAGTTGGAGTTGTCGTATTTGGAACTGAAG AAACTGAAAATGATCTGACAGTAGAAGTGGGTGGATATGAGCATGTTAAGGTTTTACGTAACATCAAGGTAGTCGATGGGGATGCTGTTGAAACATTACAAGAACTTCCACGGGGAACTATTGCTGGTGATT ATCTTGATGCTATTGTTGTTGGTATGGATATGCTGATAAAAAAGTATCAGCAGACAAACAAAGGAAAAAAGCGGCTCTGTCTGATAACAGATGGAAGAAATTCGATCAAAGATCCATATGAAGGAACCAAAGAAGACCAAGTAGCTACTATAGCTGTACAAATGGGCGCACATGGGATGAGAATGGAGACTATTGTCGTGAGGGAGAGATTGTGTGATGATGCAGATCAACGAGTAGTGGATGAGAATGATCGTCTGTTGCGTTTATTTTCAGAGAAAACATCTGCAAAGATCGTGTATGTCGAGAGTCCAACTTCATTGTTGGGTGCACTTAAAACTCGAAATATATCCCCTGTAACAGTTTTCAGGGGTGACCTTGAAATCAGTCCACTAATGAAGATTAAG GTATGGGTCTACAAAAAAACTTCAGAGGAGAAGCTTCCTAGTCTCAAAAAATATTCAGACAATGCACCTCCAACTGATAAATATGCCACACATGAAGTCAAAGTAGAATATGAGTATAAAAGTACTGAAGATTCTAGTAAGGTTgttcctcctgaccaaagaatTAAGGGTTATAGGTATGGACCGCAAGTGGTTCCTATATCATCTACCGAATGGGATGCTGTTAAGTTCAAACCAGAAAAGAGCGTGAAGGTTCTTGGTTTTACTGATGCTTCAAACATATTTAG ACACCATTATATGAAAGATGTTTATGTCTTTATTCCTGAACCACGCAATACGAAAGCTACAGTAGCTGTTTCTGCCTTAGCAAGAGCAATGAAGGAAACAAATAGGGTTGCAATTCTGCGCTGTGTCTGGAGACAAGGGCAGACAGGTGTTGTTGTAGGGGTTTTGACTCCCAACATATCTGAGAAAGACAAGACT GCTGATTCATTTTTCTTTAATGTGCTTCCTTTTGCGGAGGATATTCGAGAATTTCAGTTCCCTTCTCTTAACAATTCTCCTGCCTCATGGCAGCCAAATGAGAAGCAGCAAGAGGCAGCTGATAACCTAGTATTGATGCTTGACCTTGCACCACCTGGTAAAGAGGAAGCTCTTCTGCCTGAATTCACACCAAACCCCATTTTGGAG CGTTTTTATCATTGTCTTGAGTTGAAATCAAAGCAACCAGATGCAGCTGTTCCTCCACTAGACAGAACTCTGAAGAAGATAACTGAACCTGATCCACAACTTCTTCGGGAGAATAACCGTGTTATTGATATGTTTCTGAAAAACTTTGAAGTCAAAGAGAATCCAAGG TTAAAGAAATCAACCCGGCGATTTTTACCGGAGAAGCCATCTGGCTCAGACGACGAAAAGGATTATGGACCGGGGATTGGTGATTCAACTCCTGTCCAAGATTTTGAAGCTATGATGTCCCGCCGAGATGACCCAGATTGGATAGGAAAAGCAATTGAgggtatgaaaaataaaatatacaacATGGTGGAGAATAGCTACCAAGGGGATACTTATCCTAAAGCATTGGAATGTTTGGTCGCCCTTCGCAAAGGTTGCGTCTGTGAGCAG GAACCGAAACAGTTCAACGATTTCCTTCGGTATCTTATCAAATACTGCCAGGAGAACAAGCTAGGTAGTTTCTGTGAATTCCTTACATCAAAGGGGCTCACTTTGATTTCCAAATCAGAAGCCATAGACAG TGAGGTTTCAGATGATGAAGCTAAAAGCTTTTTGATTAAAAACGAGCCGCAAGTGGAGGCGTAG